The Malus domestica chromosome 10, GDT2T_hap1 nucleotide sequence TCTAAAATACTATATGAAAGAAGAGCGACATATTCTAAGGACAACAAAATCAACTACTTAGTACTATACTATAGTAGTATCATCTTCACatgtaagtaagaggttttaggttcattTCTTTCGAAAGCAAATTCAAACAGAATATTATGGTTATTGGCTAGGCTATTGTCagatttaatataaataatatcgtatATATTTAAAAGGacaataaaaaccaaattagaAAATGAAGACAATCAAATGGAGCGCGTGAAAATGTGAGCGTGGGCTAAAATTTTCAGTCTCAAGTCACTCGTGAGCACGTTCTGGGGCGCGTGTTGACATCTCCCTCCAACATTTGACGCCTCCCTCTTGAGTCTTTCAGGACGTGCAAAAGGAAAAATGTCAACATCATATGGGGTAAACAAACCAACGGTGCAGACAAGAGGACCCACATGCGGTGCAACCACAGCCGTTGGACTGAAATACTGTTGGAAAAAGTGGACGTTAAAGACCGCCTTGACAGACGGGATCAAATTAGAAGATTGCAATCATAATCATACTTTAAACTAGTTCGctttatttccttttttgtgAGATGGGGGCTAAGGCTAaccgcctttttttttttaaatatatattttttttctttctaacaaGCGATGGTAGGTAGCAAGCACCGAACTCGAAATCTCAGGTGAAAAACGACAGCTTTAACTAATTTAAATGTATTTTTTTGTGTATTATCAAGCTATTTTTAAAGAATTGACTAACCGACTATTGTAATTGACGAAAAGATAAATCTCagcctaaatgcaaagaaacaagcacattACTCTTATAAATTGATCTAATTCACACATCTACTAAAGTTTGTCATTATAAAATAAGTAAAATAGCTTGGAAAAATAGTATAGGCTAATAGATGATGAGGTCAAAACATAATTGGATAGTGTTATTCACTCACCTATTTTTATCTCCCACACACTCTTGTTAATCTTTAGTTATTGGtcgttttcaattaattcgatcCGATGGCCAGAAATTAAGAAATGTgcgtaagaagtaaaaatgagtgcgTGCTCTATTTAATTATAACTAGCGTCTAGCACATGTGTTGCTTAGCCAAAATCCTTAGCACCTAATAAGGGAGCTTTTATTTGTACAAATGAGTAAGAGGTCCAAAAtgtaaaaggaaaaacaaaacattGCAAGGGTAATAACGTAACGTCACTAAATAGAGATAATTTAATGACTTGAGGTTATCTTTACAAGCAAAACTTGGCAACATTTTCACTTCTCTATAAACTAATAATATCATCTtgtgaaaaacaaaatatatataaaataaggtTAACTATATTTTACACCCTCAAAAGTTAGAGGGAATTTTAAAATTAGTCAATTTTCTCAAATCACCCTATGATTTTAAAATTGTATTAGTTTACACCTTTTGTATATTTGAACGTCTAATTATTCATTAATTGATGAACTTTTTAAGCTATATAGTGCAAATGTAGCTTAAATGTCAAGCCAATTACGGTTTCATGCATACTATGTCATAAATTTAATGAAGACTCAAATAACTCATTAGACGAAATGTATAAATTGTTACAGTTTCAAAATCTAGGGGCAATGTGAAAGAATCAAAACCTCGTTACCCATTTTAAAAATCACCGTAAAAATGGAGGGTGCGAAACATAGTTAGCCTTATATAATACTACAATAGCAAGTTGGTTGGAAAACAAtatgaacaaaaacataaaactctTAGCTTTATATAAAGAATTAGGTTTTATACAATTCAAAGCACATTTTTATATCCAGATCCTTGTAAGATAGACTAACATGACAGCACGAAAGTTGAACTAAAAGCtgattaataataattaaataattaactaCTTTCATATCAAAATCTAAaacttggagatgaagaaaagttTGTAATCAAACGTGAGTAGGAAGGAACAAAGCATTTCAAAATTTCCATGATAAATAATGAGGTACACGAAATTCCAgataaaatttatttaatctctcATGTGAGTTGATTAAAACATGGACTAAAAAATAAAGCTTTCCAGGAAGATATGGGACAAGTTTAAGCTCAACATTTTCAGGATATTaggggaaaaagaagaagaaatattaACAGGACGAACTCTATGTCGATCCTACCCCGATGCCATTTTGGTACAGAAGTGAGCATGCGTCGCGACTAGTTGGCTGTGTTGTAAGAAGGCAGATAAGACTCTAGAATCAATTGTGTCGGAGAAGGTGATTGTATCTGAACAATCAAATACGTGAACTTCCATTGATTGTCTGTTCCGTCTTTGAACATCTCCGCGAATACTTTCCCGGCTCCATGGGGTCCGCGAACATGAAAGTTAACCTGCGCTCAATTGGTAGAAGCACATCAAATGAGGGTCTGGGAATCATCTTGTATTGCAAATAACATGGTGAAGTTGACAATACGAAATCACCTCTACATGCTCTACGCCTTCTTCATCGTGCCATACTCTGTTGGGAATGCGTTGGCGAGCAGCACGGTTTCTACTTTCTTGACCGTATCCAGTAATAGGATATCCGACCCTCATCCTAACctgataaaaaaaacaaatcaggGTCATCTAAGCCACAATATTGGCAACACAATATTCACAAACATACACACGAAGAGGATTATGTGCAAAATTGATCAGTATTTAATTCAGGATTGGCTCATAAATCCCCATTCACTGCATGAAAAAAACGCATTTCTCTCCCCAAGCAATTGTAGTCGTATATGCAATTGTAGCTAGCACATGCATCGCGTACGGGACGAGGTGTTGACACATTTAATTTATACATTGATAGCCTTAGTTATGTAGCTCTTGAAGTTTCCAGTGTTggacataaaaaaaaacttgtcaCCCAACAAATTTACAATATTTTCAAGGTTCATTGCCACTGTACAGATAAAGCATAGTCTCAAGACTCCCAACCCCTTTCATGAAATCACGGTTCCAGGATGAAGAGAAATTTTTACACTTCTTTTAGACAAACAATAATGATATACTAACCTGTGCATCATCTTGAATCCTTTTAAGAGCCTTGTTAAAGATCTTGTACCTGCCAATGACCATGTTGTCATTACAGAGTAATACTGAATAACTCATAGTTTCAATTTATGACAGaatcaaatattttatctagaaaattaaaataaggtttttttttttttttggtctccTTACTCTTTTGGTTCAAAAATAAGCTCCTTGAAAACAGCATATCCTGCAGCAACAGCAATTCCAAGCCCTGCAAGAATGACAAGACTGTAGGAAGCTCCCTCTACAAACGTCACAGGCTTTTCTGGGATGTTGTATgtaggagcatcaaaaggatcCTCTATAGTAGATACATCTTTCTTATTCTGGCAAAACAAATAGTTGACGAATTAAGAAAccaaaagttgaggttgcaAAAAGTATCAAGAGAAAAGCAAGTTTAGCAACCTCAAGCACAGAGTCTTGAGGAAGTTAGTTGATACAGATAATCCTAATGTTTCCACATAACACAGAATGAGATGCCTAGAAAAGCCCTTGACCTCTTCAACCTAATAATTTCTCTTCATCGAAGCAAGTGCTAGTTTCAGATCAGCAAATAGATGACGGATCAAACCAGTCAACATGAATGATGTTAGACTAGGTTAAATCACCCAACCACAAACAAGCAGACAGATCACacatgtaaattttttataaaacagTTCAAACTAAAACCTCAGTTGAACTTTGTTGCTGTTTCCGTGTAGCTTTTGATGAAAAGGATCTGCTAAAGAGAGGAATGGTGGTACTTGCTCTGTAGTTTCTTATGAGTTGTGACTGTGGCCAAGAAGCATGCATAAACTCTCTGGCAGGATACCTTCCATATAGAACAGGAATTCCTGGAAACATGATTGTATAAAACTCAACTGCAAATAATAAACTACTagataattcaaaacaataggATCTTTCCCTACTCCCCATGGGTAGAGTGTATCATTATACCTCAGACTTAAATACGAAGGCAAACTTTTGGCACCAAAAGCTTCCTGGTATTTATCcatagagtaaattgtacaaatggtccctcaactttaatcaaattggagcaatggtccctcaactaaaaattcattacctttggtccctcaacttatcaaaacgtgcagctatggtccctcaactaaaaattcattaccattggtccctgaactttaattcaagtggagaaatggtcctttaactttaacccaattgtagcaatggtccttccaatataactcgttttgacaaattttttgacatagttgacgaaaagaaccataattatacactttgatgagttaagggaccctaattatataaatggtcattccaacatagcttattttgacaaaattttgacaaaattgatgaaaaggactatagctacacattttgataagttgagggaccaatggtaatggatttttagttgagggaccattgctccaatttgattaaagttgagggaccatttgtacaatttactcttatcCATAAACTATACAGCATACATATACTTCTAGACCCTAGAAAGTTTAACACCTCAGACTTAAATACAAAGGCAAACTTTAGGCACCAAACGCTTCCTGGTATTTATCCATAAACTATACAGCATACATATACATCTAGACCCTAGAAAGTTTAACTAATGAACTTTTCCTGTTTAAGCTGTATATTCGAAGCTAGAAACTAAGAAAAGAATTAATGATTAGAGGCACATCATACTAATACTCTAATTGAAGTCATTTAACGGAAGACTTGATCGACCGAAAAAAGGTCATCCACTTTAAGTAACTCTCTCACATCCCATAGTTGAAGGAAAACTATCTATGAcggaaaatgaaaaagaagccAACCCGAGATTCTTTTGCTGATACTAACCAACAGAAGACAATTGAAATACTTATCCTGAGCACAAGAATTACTTATCAACTGTATGAATTGGAAAAGCAGTCACTAACCATTAGCTCTGGCTACGCCCTGCAGAATTACAAGAAAACGAACATCAGCGAGCAATGTGCGAAAGAAACAGAATACTAAAACCAATATCATACAATTACCTCACCCTAGTCAAATGGCTTCCGGAAGCAGCAGATTGACTCGCAAAACCTGATCTTACTACTGCCAGCAACTGTACCACAACAATCAAACAGTAACTCAGTACATAAATTTCAACTCTTCTGAGTAAAACAGAAATGCAAATCAATCAAattatattaaaagaaaaacctGATCTGCCTTGACCTCCTCTGTGTGGAAAGCCCGCTGCCCCCTCAATCTCATCCTGGGCAAAACCCTAATCAAATCTACTTGATTTTTCCTCAATAACTCCATTGCACACTTGTAGGAtcctaaagaaccaaaagggTTGCCGCTGCTAAGTCAGATGAAGATAAACCCTTTGAAGAACAACACTTGAAACATAAAGAGAGCTTTATTTCCTGTTTGGATGGTGAGAAAAACGCGTGAGAAAATTCCGAAAAGGATGCATACCCATTGCGGTTGATGTTGGTTCAGTCTGGTCTCTCGAGGGTTGATGCCCAAAAGCTTTTTGTTCAGCTTCTTGTTCTGCTCAATCGTAAAACCCTCACCCTCACGGCGCAAAGGGGATTTGTTATGGATCCGTAATAAGTTaataacgggtcgggttaatTCGATTTGAAATTCACGTCGAGTTGAGTGGGTTGGAAGAAGCCTAGGATTGAGTTAGTGGACTCATTTTCTTTAATGGGCCTCAATGCTTGGTATGTGGGAGTTGATTGGACCAACCATGTCTTaaagggtgtgtttgttgcacTGAACTGTCTCTGATTGGACTAGCtttagggactaagctggattggtttagactagactaagctggactaacttagtaaagcgtttggtgcagtgtcggactaagaaacAGGAtaacaacaaattgtaatattatatcatttaatcaaatatatattaatattttattatttagccTCTTCTaatttctcttcctctctccccaAAATTCATTCCACACCTGCAGATCATTCAAACAATTACAGAGCAAATCAAATGCCAATTCCAGGTCACATCAAACCTAGttcaaaaccaaatgaaaacaaGAATCCCAAGCCGCTGCCATTGACGCAGAACACGCCACTGTCGTCCCAATCCAGCCAACGTCTTCATTGCCGTCGTAGGCTCTGGTGTTCTTGGCCTCCCATATTTCTTCAAGCGCACTGGGTGGCTCACCCATCATTGGGTTCACAAGATCACGTCAATCGCGTGAAGTCGACAAGTCCAAGGTCAAGTTCGAAGCGAATCAGACGAGTCCAAGGTCGAGTTCGAAGTGCAGTGAAGCGAAGCAGATCGCTAGAGTTGGACGAATAACGGTAAGAGTGGGATCTTCCTTAATTCGAAATTTTGGGTTCGGCatgaagagagagggagagagtggtgGTGGGCTGGTTGTGTGATCTCACTGGAGTTGGCGAGTTGTGGTGTGATGGTGGTTGTCGGTGCTCAAGATAACAAAGAGCAGATAGAGGATGAGACGTAGCATACAAAGACGGAGTAGACAAGGTTTTAGCAATCCCATGGGTATTGGAGGGTCTTGCTAAGAACTCCTAGCGAAGGAGTTTGTCTATGCGAatcccctttagtctcattaaacATAATCTCAATGTGGAACAAACACAGGACTGGACTAATAGTTAGTCCAATCTAGTCCAGTGAtacttagtgagggcaaacaaacgtcCCCAAATGGTTCTTTGTTTGGTATGTGGGAGTTCATTGCTAGACGATGAAACTAATTTGCTAAGGCTTGTTTACTAATCCATAATCAGAatgagaggaattgaattgaggagaagTTGGAATAAGGAGGAGTCATAATTGAATTTCTATTAAAGTAGTTTactaaattgttttggaatcAGAGGACTAATGATATTTGATTTCATATAAGTTGTTGTTTACTAACTACCTGAATCAGAATAAAAACTAATATGATTATTAAAATACCCTTGTTTTAAATTAGTTATTTTgtatactaattaataaaaaaatcatatgaATTTTTTACCCATAATAGGCCTCTTAATATAACATACAATGCACTTgtcctaaattaattaatataattgatattagcatttgcctacacactttgtgtgtatgaatacattttttttagaaaatgagaaggagagagggagagagagagagaacgtggggggAGTGGGAGGCTTTTGTTTctggtatttttttaataatttttttattaaatattggaggtatttttaacatcacatgtagatgaagcttcaataaaaaatagtaaaatatgaacatgtgaaattacattattgcccatcattttttttgtgatagaagactaagtaATTTTTTCAcaatcttttggttgacaaagaagaTTTCATTCATTAATAGAGATAAAAGGTTGCCAATCTGTGACTCATCCTTTATTTCCTTCCCCTCTGTGAAACTCTAGCCCTAGCCCCAATTTCTGACTCCTCCATGCCTTCCTTTTCCGCTTTCTCGGTTACTCCCGCCATGGTTCGCAACGCCGTTCAATCCAATATGTCTATGAAAGCCGGTGAGTGGGTCGAAGTTCAGAGATCTCATATATGCTTCCTGTGCGGGTTGCCTACTATCGATCATAATGGGTATGATATTTGGCTTATgggttcttttttcttttttcttttcattttctataaatttgaaattttgattgtTGAAGTCGATGATGGGTGCGATAATTCTACATATGGTGGCTGTTATATTTGTGGTGGTTTTAGGAAGGGTTGTGCTGAAGTGGTGGGTACGGTTGTTATTGTGTCCGTTCATGGTGGTAGATTTGGGAAAGACAGAAGGAGGGTGGTCTGGGGTTGCAGAGGAGTTGGAAGGTAAAACTGCAAAGAGTGTTACGGAATTAGAAAAACAATATGGGGGTAATATTGGTACAAAAGGTGGATTCCTGATAGGCTTCATTTCGGGGAGTTCAATTACCACCTCAATGTCGAGAATTGAATTCCGGGAGTTTAAGGAGTCTGATTCCCTATATTAAGTGGGTCCCACACACTTTTTTCATTCCCCAA carries:
- the LOC103412184 gene encoding probable mitochondrial import inner membrane translocase subunit TIM21 isoform X2, with protein sequence MELLRKNQVDLIRVLPRMRLRGQRAFHTEEVKADQLLAVVRSGFASQSAASGSHLTRGVARANGIPVLYGRYPAREFMHASWPQSQLIRNYRASTTIPLFSRSFSSKATRKQQQSSTENKKDVSTIEDPFDAPTYNIPEKPVTFVEGASYSLVILAGLGIAVAAGYAVFKELIFEPKEYKIFNKALKRIQDDAQVRMRVGYPITGYGQESRNRAARQRIPNRVWHDEEGVEHVEVNFHVRGPHGAGKVFAEMFKDGTDNQWKFTYLIVQIQSPSPTQLILESYLPSYNTAN
- the LOC103412184 gene encoding probable mitochondrial import inner membrane translocase subunit TIM21 isoform X1; its protein translation is MGSYKCAMELLRKNQVDLIRVLPRMRLRGQRAFHTEEVKADQLLAVVRSGFASQSAASGSHLTRGVARANGIPVLYGRYPAREFMHASWPQSQLIRNYRASTTIPLFSRSFSSKATRKQQQSSTENKKDVSTIEDPFDAPTYNIPEKPVTFVEGASYSLVILAGLGIAVAAGYAVFKELIFEPKEYKIFNKALKRIQDDAQVRMRVGYPITGYGQESRNRAARQRIPNRVWHDEEGVEHVEVNFHVRGPHGAGKVFAEMFKDGTDNQWKFTYLIVQIQSPSPTQLILESYLPSYNTAN